The region GGTCTTATGAAAGCGGTTGATAAATTTGAGTATAAAAAAGGCTATAAATTTTCAACCTACGCCACATGGTGGATACGCCAAGCTATAAGCCGCGCAATAGCCGATCAGGCGCGCACTATACGCATACCTATCCATATGATCGAGACTATAAACAGGATAAACAAGATAAACCGTAAATATCTTCAAGAAGAAGGCAAAGAGCCTGACGTAAGTGTGATCGCCAAAGAGGTTGGGCTAAGCGTAGATAAGGTTAAGCAGGTTATCAAGATCACAAAAGAGCCGATCAGCCTTGAAGCACCAATCGGTAACGAAGAAGACGGTAAATTTGGCGATTTTGTCGAAGATAGAAGCTCGCTAAGCCCTATGGATCATATACTTAAAAACGACCTTAAAGAGCAGATAGATGAGGTTCTTGATCAGCTTAACGAGCGTGAAAAAGCGGTTATCAGAATGAGATTTGGTTTGCTTGAAGATGAAAGCGATCGTACTCTTGAAGAGATCGGCAAAGAGCTAAATGTGACTCGCGAGCGTGTCCGACAGATAGAAAGTTCGGCTATCAAAAAACTAAAACATCCAAAAGTAGGACGCAAACTTAAAAACTACATTGAGGGCTAACAAATTTAGATAGCCCTCACTCGCTTGCCCCGCACGAATTCATAAATCGCTCCAAAATTAATTTTATAAACCTACGCATTTCAATCCAAAAATACCAAAAATGCTAAGAGCAAAAGCCAAATTTATGCCCGCAATCTCTTAGCGTAAAAGAGTTGCAAAATTTATCTGCTTAAATTTTAAAAAGTAATTAAAACAATATCCAAAGCATCGCTTGGCAAGCAAGCAAAGAGAATTTGATAGCACACTTATACCTTGGAAGAACTTTAAAAAATATGCAAAGAAATTTATCTTATTTAAATACGTTTTTATATAAAATCAAAGCTAAATTTACAAAGGATAAAAATGCAAGAATTTAAAACCACGCAAAAAGACGAGCAAGAGATATCTTACATGTTAGCAGGTGCTAGAAAAAATGGTATAATCGCCGCTTTGGTAATGAGCTTTTCATCTTTATTAAACGCTATGTTTTTATTTTTTGCAAATAATCTACCGCAATTAACAACCCAAAAAACAGTCGGTTATAAGCAAATTTTTAGCCTTATCGCAGTGATAATATCAATATATTTTTACTACAAAGCCCTAAAAACGATATCAAATTTAAGCGGTAGTAACGCGCTAAGAAACTATCAAAAATTTATCGCTTCGTGTATATTTATTATCGCGCTTTATACAACCCTATATTTTACGCAGGCTAGCAAAACAACTCTTTATGCAATTTTCGCATTGGTTATTATAGCTACTGTATTTGGGCTTACAATGTGGTTAAAAATTCACTACAATCTTGCCCAAATAACCGAAAATAAAATTTTTAAGATATATGCCACAAGCTCCATCACAGCATTAATACTTACAATTATCGCGAGCATAGGCATCTCAGTATTCATATTTTTTACATATATGCCAAATCCAAACGAAGCTATATTAATGCAACTAAAAGCGCAAACTTATATGAATATCTCCGCCTATGTCACAATGCTTGGGCTAAATTTTATCTTACTATTTGCTTGGATTAAGGTAGAGGAGATAAATTTAATCCCGCTTAAGGCTTAGCGCGGATAGGCTGCAAGCAAGTCGCTTAAAAACAAAGCGATGATTTTAAGCCGGTTTTGCTTAGTAAAGCAAATTCAAATAATAAAATTTGCGCACAAGCGCTTTGGCTTCATAGCTACACGGTATAGCAAGTAGAGTTAGTCAGGCAAGAGCCTAAACTCTCGCCTCGCAAGATTAAAAATTATAGTGAAAATTCATCATAAACGATCTCTTATCACCCAGCCTTGCGTTTGAACGCCAATATTTTTTATCCAAAAGATTGTTTATGGCTAGGGTTATTTGAGCATTTTCATTAAAGTTGTAGCCCGCACTTAGATCCACTCTTGCAAAGCCCGGCAGGTGGTTTTGTTCTACTTTACTACTTGAAACCGTGTAGTTGTAGCGCTTAGAATATCCCGTAACGCCACTTTCCACATACCATTTCTTATCTTCTACGTAGCGAAGAAAGACGTTACCTTGCAGCTTAGTGGTGTTGTTTAAATTTAGCCCTTCGTATAGTTTGTTTGAATTGTCTTCAGTTGTTTTAGCATCCGTATAGCCAAGGGAGCTTCTTAGGTATAAATTCCCATAAATTTGCCCCAGCACGTTTAGTTCTACGCCCCTGCTTCGCTCTTTACCGCGCAAAGCCCAAGTGTATGGGTCGTTGGTGGCATCAGGTTGATAACGTATGTTTTTATGCTCTATTTGAAATACCGCCAAATTTGAGCTAAATCTATTATCCGCCCAGTTGCTCTTTAGTCCGATTTCGTATTGGACGTTGTTTTGAGGCTTTGTGTCAAGTGTTGATATATCGTTTGTGCTTATATTTATATTTCCTCGTCCGCCATAAGGAGCAAAGCTCTGCGAATAAGAAACGTAAGCGGTATGATTATCGGTAAAATCCCACAAAAGACCCACTCTTGGGCTAAACGAATTTCCGTCATAGCTATTTGTTTTGCCGTTTATATCTCTTGTCTTAAATTTATAAAAGTCAAATCTTCCGCCGATCAAAAGTCTGTATTTATCATCAAGACTGATGAGGTCTTCAAAAAACACCCCGTGATTTATAGCCTTGTGTCTATTGTCGGTAGTAAGCTTTTCTAGTCTCGGCGACGCCCAGCTGCTAGAAGGTGCATAAGGATCTACTACTGCGGTATGACTTCTGTTGAACCAAAGCTTTGGCGCTCTTTTTTCAAGGACATGATCGTATCCAAAAGCTATATTGTGCTTAATTCTTTCAAATTCAAGCTCCTTTGTTAGCGTAAGCGAGTTTGAGATGGTGTTGTTATCGGTCTGTTGCTTTGCATAGTTTTGCCTGATCTTGTTGCCGCCTACTATCGTTCCGCCGTAAAAGTGGTCGAAATTTTGACTGGCTTGCCTATAACCAAAGATCCATTTTAGGTTCATATCCTTTGCCAGCTCGGCATTTAATTCCGTGCGAAAGAAATGAAGTCTATCCTCGACGAAATCGCCGCTATGCGCAAAGCCCTTTTTATAATCAAGCCCAAGCTTATCGTATATATCCTTAGTAGGCGTTCTATCAGGAACTCTCCACGCATTGTCAAATGTGTATTGAGCCTCAAAGCTAATATCGCCCTCTTCGTTTGTTACTATAACGCTAGGACTTATCATAAAATTTCTATACTTGATATCATCTCGCCAAGATTTTCCTCGCTCGCCGTCTGCTGTTAGCCTAAAGGCTAGTTTGCTATTTGCAACGTGATTTACGTCAGCTCCCATACCCATTCTATACCAGCTGCCGTATCTGGCGGATATCTTTTGCAAAGGTATGAAATTTGCTTTTTTACTTACCAAATTCACAACCGCTCCGCCGTCGCTTCTTCCGTATAGTATAGAAGCCGGACCTTTTAGAATTTCAACCCTTTCTACGTTTGCGGTGCTTCTTCTTATTTGACCGGAATCCCTTACTCCGTCTCTATAGATATCTCCGCCGTCTACACTAAAGCCTCTTATCCTTATGCTCTCTCCGCGCATATCATATCCAGCGTCAACGCCCGCGTTTCCTTCCAGTATGCTTGAAAGATCGTTAGTGCCGTAGTTGCGGTTTTTTTGTATGTCGATTGTCTCGATAGTTTGCGGGGTCTGTTTATTGCTTAAACCATTTCTATTTAGCTCCGCGCTATCATAAGTAATGTAGCCTTTTAGACTATCTTGCTCTGAAATTCCTTCAACTTCTACACTTGGAAGCACAACCGAATAAGATTCGCCGGCATTGGCTAAAGCCAAAGTAGCCATGATGACGCTTGAAGCAAAAATGCTAATTCTCATTAATTTCCCTTAGATAAAAATAAAATTGATAGTATATATCATTATTTTTTAAAACCTTATTAATTATAAATTAAGTATATGTAAAAGATAAGTTATCTTTTAAGATTTTAAAAATTTGCAAGTATAAACTTATATATTCAAGCTCTTTTTTGATTTGGCAAGCAAATTTAATTCAAATTTATTCAAAAAGTAATACACAAATTTAAACCTCTTGCCTTCAAGCCGTGCGAGTACAAAAAGACAAATTTATAGCTATCTTTATATTGATTTTATATCAAATTTATATAACAAATTTTATAATATATTATTTTATATTTTATATATTATAAATACTAAATTTAAGAATTTAAAAAGTATATTTAAATAATTTCAAGGAGAGAGCATGAGTAAATTTTCAACTCTTATATTAAGTCTTGCGCTTTGCGCTTCATCTTTATTTGCAGACCGTGTCATCACCGATCAACTAGGAAGAGATGTAACCCTTCCCGACGAAGCTAAGCGCATAATCGTGCTTCAGCACCAAAGCCTAAACGTACTTAATCAAATTAATGCTATGGATAAGGTCATTGGCGTGCTTGAAACTTGGGAAAAAACGCTTGGCAAGAACTATGCTCGCCTTGCTCCAAGCCTTAAAGATATGCCAACTCCGGGCGACCTAAAGGTCATAAACTACGAGTCGGTTCTCAAGCTAAAACCCGATGTCGTTATCGTAACCAACTACATCCCAAGCGAATATATCGCAAAAATGGAAGAGCTTAAGATACCAGTTGTTGGCATCAGCTTTTCAAAAAGAGAGGATAAAGAAAAAGATAAGCTAAATCCTACGCTTGAAGACGAAGCCAAAGCTTACACAGAGGGCTACTATGAAGGCGTTGAGATACTTGGCAAAGTGGCAAACCGTGAAAAAGAAGCAGCTGAGCTCATTAAATTTGTAAAAGATCAACAAGCTTTCTTAAAAAGCAAAATGGACAATATAAAGATAGATAAAAAAGTTAGAATTTACATGGCAAATCCCGATCTTACCACCTACGGAAGCGGCAAATACACGGGAGTGCTGTTTGCAAGAGCAGGCGGAGAAAACGTGGCTGCAAAAGATATCAAAGGCTATAAGCAAATTTCAGCTGAAAATTTAATCGCCTATAATCCCGACATGATATTTGTCCAAGAGCGCTATCCGCAAGTTCCAAACGAGCTTAAGTCAAACCCACAGCTTGCAAACGTAACGGCTATCAAGATGAATAAAATTTACATGATGCCTGAATTTGCCAAAGCTTGGGGCTATCCTACCGCAGAAGCTATGGCGCTTGGCGAGGAGTGGCTGGCTATAAGGCTATATCCTGAGCATTTCAAAGGTGTAGATTTTGATAAGAAAGTTGAGGAGTTTTATCAAAAATTCTACCGCACATCATACTCTAAATGATGTTTCCAGCACTCATCATCATCTGGGTTATAACCTGCCTCGTCTCGCTTGGGATGGGGCAGTATCACATCGAATTTAGCGAAGTTTTAAGCATTTTAATAGGTAGTAGCGATAACGAAACGGCTAAAAGCGTCATTTGGAGCATTAGAGTGCCTAGAATTTTGCTTTCAAGCCTTTGTGGAGGAGTTTTAGCGCTTAGCGGGCTTAGCTTGCAAGCTGTTTTTAAAAACCCACTCGTAGGCCCTCATATCGTAGGAGTTAGCACCGCAGCGGCATTTGGCGGAGCGCTTTGCATACTCATAGGCTTTGGCTCGTTTTACATCGTAGGCTTTGCCTTTTTCTTTGGAATTTTAGCTCTTTTGGCGCTATTTTTCCTAGCTAAATTTGTCTCTAAAGCTGACATTTTCTCGCTCATCTTAGCAGGTATCGTCATAAACGGCGTATTTGCCGCACTTACAAGCTTAGTGCAGTATCTTGCCGATAACGAAGAGGTATTACCAAACATCATCTACTGGCTACTTGGAAGCTTCGTAAGCGCAAACTACGATAAGCTCACGCTTTTAGCCGTTATCAGCCTGCCTTGCGCGACACTTTTGATCATGCTTAGATACAGGTTTAACCTGCTTAGCCTAAACGACGACGATCTTAAAGTTTTAGGCGTAAATATCACGCTTCTTCGCTCGTTTATACTGATCCTTTGCACTCTTCTTATCGCCGTGCAGGTAAGTGTAAGCGGAAATATCGGCTGGATCGGGCTTGTCGTGCCTCACATCGCAAGGCTCATATGCGGAAGCGACCACACTCGCTCGATGCCCGCTTGCTTCGTTATAGGAGCTATATTTATGCTGTTTGTAGATGACTTAGCCAGAAGCATAAGCAGCGCGGAAGTGCCTCTTAGCATAATTTCAGCACTGATCGGAAGCCCAGTTTTTGCGATACTCTTAAAAAGGAGCGCGTCAAATGCAAAATCTGCTTGAGATAAAAGATTCTGCTTGAGATAAAAGATGCGGGATTTTACTACGAGGAGCAAAAATTTCTATTTCGCAGGCTAAATTTCGCCCTTGCCAAAGGCGAAACACTAGCGATACTGGGACTAAACGGACAAGGCAAAAGCACGCTTATGTTTTGCATGATGGGAGTTTTAAAGCTCAAAGAGGGCGAAGTAAAAACGCAGGCCAAATTCGCCTTTTTACCGCAAAATTTTAGCGTTGCGTTTGACTATAGCGTGCTTGATATAGTTTTGATGGGGCGGATTCGTGAAATTTCGCTTTTTTCAAAGCCGAGCAAAGAGGATATCAAAATTTGCGAAGATGCACTTTGTAGCTTAGAAATTTCACACCTTAAAAACAAAAGTTTTAACTCCCTTTCAGGCGGACAAAAGCAGCTTGTATTGCTTGCTAGAGCGATTGCAAGCAGAAACGAAGTGATGTTTTTAGATGAGCCCGCAAGCGCACTTGATCTAAAAAACCAAGATAGGGTTTTAACGCTGATTCGTAATTTAAAAAAGCAAAGCAATGCAAGTATCGTCTTTACCACTCATCAGCCAAACCACGCTCTAGCCGTAGCTGACAGCACTCTCATCCTTAAAAACGACCTTAGCTACGTCTTTGGCAAAAGCAGCGAAGTACTAAACGAAGGAAATTTAAGCTCGCTTTATGATGTGGATATAAGAGGAGTTAAATTTGATATAGACAGCAAGCAAATACCAAGTATAACGCAAATTTTTACTACTCAGATATAAAATAATTTAATAAGTATTTAAAGTATGTTTATATAAAATATTGTGATCATCTCACAACTAACACTACTATGAATAAATCTTATATTACAATAAGTAAGTGAGATAAATAAAAATAAAGAGTTGCTATGAAAGAAAATTTGATCAACGAAAAATTAAAAAATAATAGCTCTAAAGAGTTGTTTGAAAAAGCAAAGCAAGAAGGTATATTTGGTAGTTCGTTTTTAGGAGTCGGAATTTTAACAAGCAATGCTCCCATGTATTTTGATAATGGGACTATATCTGCTGCAATGTCAATAATGTCAGCAATTTATCTATACAAAGCTCTTAAAAAATTTGAGCAGATATCAAATGTAAGCGTTCATAAATTTTACAAATTAAGCCTTGTATTTTCAGTTATTTTTTTGATATCTTATATAGCTACTGAATTTTATTCATTATATTTTGCCATTCCTCTAGCGATATCTGCTGTCTGCATGGCTTATGCCTGGTTTATATCTACTCTTAAACTGGCAAACATCACTAGAATTTCAAATTTTAAATTATATTTAATACTTCTAACTATAGATATAATATTTGCATTATATATAAGATTAGCCAAAATAGATAATGAAATACTAATATATACAGAATTTGGACTGCTTGTCATAATTCAAATTATATATATTAGTGCTTGGGTTAAGATAGAAAACATTAAAAGCGAGCAGCCTTTAGCTTGTATTTAAACTAAAGTTATTCTTGTTTAGCCATTCATTTTTGATAAATTTTCATTCTTTAAATTTACCTCCATCAGCCTTATCTCCTCTTCGCCGCTTCTTACGATATCAGAGTCGCATTCAAAATTCTTCACGTCTATCTTCTTTGGATACTCGACATTTGCCAAAATATGCCTAAATATATTTATCCGCGCGTGCTTTTTGCTATCAGATGATACTATCGTCCAAGGACAAGCAGGCGTGTTTGAAGCAAGTAGCATGGAGTATTTGGCGATGGTGTATTGATCCCAGAGTTCTTGGCTCTTAGCATCCACAGGCGAAATTTTAAACTGCTTAAGCGGATCGGTAAGGCGCTCTTTGAAGCGTTTTTTCTGCTCCTCTTTTGAAACCGACAGGTAAAATTTAAAGAAAATTATGCCCGAGTTTTTTATCATCTCTTCAAATTTTGGCACCTCGCGCAAAAATTCCTTGTGCTCTTCTTGAGTACAAAATCCCATCACAGGCTCAACTCCTGCTCTATTGTACCACGAGCGGTCAAATATCACGATCTCTCCGGCGCTTGGGAGGTGCGCCACATACCGCTGAAAGTACCACTGCGAGCGCTCTACGTCGCTTGGCTTTTCGAGTGCTACTATACGACATCCGCGCGGGTTTAGATGCTCAGTTAGGCGCTTTATACTTCCGCCCTTTCCTGCCGCGTCACGCCCCTCAACGATGATAAGCACTCTTAGACCCTGCTCTTTTACGTGGTTTTGAAATTTCAAAAGCTCAATCTGAAGCTTTCTAAGCTCATGCTCGTAATCAAATTTAGCCTTTTTATCCTCTTTTTTATGTTTTGACATGGGCTTTCCTTTTATAAATTTCATATATAAAATGCTACTTTTTAGATTCTTAAATTTAAATTAAGCACTCTATATTCCTGCATATTTAACACTGGCTTTATATTATTCTTGTAAAATACGACTAGAAATTTTTAAGGACAAATATGTTTAAAAAAGCGATTTTTTCTATATTTTTACTTATCGTATCAGCCTTTGGAGATCCGCTTTCGGTTGCCGAAGCTTTTGGATTAAGCGCGAAAACCGACAGCCAAAATGTCGAATTTAGGTTTGATCTGGCAAAAGATATATACGTATATAAGG is a window of Campylobacter sp. CCUG 57310 DNA encoding:
- a CDS encoding TonB-dependent siderophore receptor, coding for MRISIFASSVIMATLALANAGESYSVVLPSVEVEGISEQDSLKGYITYDSAELNRNGLSNKQTPQTIETIDIQKNRNYGTNDLSSILEGNAGVDAGYDMRGESIRIRGFSVDGGDIYRDGVRDSGQIRRSTANVERVEILKGPASILYGRSDGGAVVNLVSKKANFIPLQKISARYGSWYRMGMGADVNHVANSKLAFRLTADGERGKSWRDDIKYRNFMISPSVIVTNEEGDISFEAQYTFDNAWRVPDRTPTKDIYDKLGLDYKKGFAHSGDFVEDRLHFFRTELNAELAKDMNLKWIFGYRQASQNFDHFYGGTIVGGNKIRQNYAKQQTDNNTISNSLTLTKELEFERIKHNIAFGYDHVLEKRAPKLWFNRSHTAVVDPYAPSSSWASPRLEKLTTDNRHKAINHGVFFEDLISLDDKYRLLIGGRFDFYKFKTRDINGKTNSYDGNSFSPRVGLLWDFTDNHTAYVSYSQSFAPYGGRGNINISTNDISTLDTKPQNNVQYEIGLKSNWADNRFSSNLAVFQIEHKNIRYQPDATNDPYTWALRGKERSRGVELNVLGQIYGNLYLRSSLGYTDAKTTEDNSNKLYEGLNLNNTTKLQGNVFLRYVEDKKWYVESGVTGYSKRYNYTVSSSKVEQNHLPGFARVDLSAGYNFNENAQITLAINNLLDKKYWRSNARLGDKRSFMMNFHYNF
- a CDS encoding ABC transporter substrate-binding protein → MSKFSTLILSLALCASSLFADRVITDQLGRDVTLPDEAKRIIVLQHQSLNVLNQINAMDKVIGVLETWEKTLGKNYARLAPSLKDMPTPGDLKVINYESVLKLKPDVVIVTNYIPSEYIAKMEELKIPVVGISFSKREDKEKDKLNPTLEDEAKAYTEGYYEGVEILGKVANREKEAAELIKFVKDQQAFLKSKMDNIKIDKKVRIYMANPDLTTYGSGKYTGVLFARAGGENVAAKDIKGYKQISAENLIAYNPDMIFVQERYPQVPNELKSNPQLANVTAIKMNKIYMMPEFAKAWGYPTAEAMALGEEWLAIRLYPEHFKGVDFDKKVEEFYQKFYRTSYSK
- a CDS encoding iron ABC transporter permease, with product MMFPALIIIWVITCLVSLGMGQYHIEFSEVLSILIGSSDNETAKSVIWSIRVPRILLSSLCGGVLALSGLSLQAVFKNPLVGPHIVGVSTAAAFGGALCILIGFGSFYIVGFAFFFGILALLALFFLAKFVSKADIFSLILAGIVINGVFAALTSLVQYLADNEEVLPNIIYWLLGSFVSANYDKLTLLAVISLPCATLLIMLRYRFNLLSLNDDDLKVLGVNITLLRSFILILCTLLIAVQVSVSGNIGWIGLVVPHIARLICGSDHTRSMPACFVIGAIFMLFVDDLARSISSAEVPLSIISALIGSPVFAILLKRSASNAKSA
- a CDS encoding ABC transporter ATP-binding protein, with the translated sequence MKDAGFYYEEQKFLFRRLNFALAKGETLAILGLNGQGKSTLMFCMMGVLKLKEGEVKTQAKFAFLPQNFSVAFDYSVLDIVLMGRIREISLFSKPSKEDIKICEDALCSLEISHLKNKSFNSLSGGQKQLVLLARAIASRNEVMFLDEPASALDLKNQDRVLTLIRNLKKQSNASIVFTTHQPNHALAVADSTLILKNDLSYVFGKSSEVLNEGNLSSLYDVDIRGVKFDIDSKQIPSITQIFTTQI
- the ppk2 gene encoding polyphosphate kinase 2, whose translation is MSKHKKEDKKAKFDYEHELRKLQIELLKFQNHVKEQGLRVLIIVEGRDAAGKGGSIKRLTEHLNPRGCRIVALEKPSDVERSQWYFQRYVAHLPSAGEIVIFDRSWYNRAGVEPVMGFCTQEEHKEFLREVPKFEEMIKNSGIIFFKFYLSVSKEEQKKRFKERLTDPLKQFKISPVDAKSQELWDQYTIAKYSMLLASNTPACPWTIVSSDSKKHARINIFRHILANVEYPKKIDVKNFECDSDIVRSGEEEIRLMEVNLKNENLSKMNG